From Actinomyces sp. oral taxon 171 str. F0337, one genomic window encodes:
- a CDS encoding formate/nitrite transporter family protein, with protein MPAEQDALFPGKQFISTVLEALETKTRMTGVIAHRYLMRAAMAGMVVAVFYIVNYAIVGVFDGLHVGDASLAGIGKLLGALAFGPALVFIYYTKSELLTSNMMVVVIGYYYKRISAWRVLRVLVMCLAGNFVGGLVFAVMYRFSTLVEGATGEQATHSVAVKLHYLSSASGIGDLFVRAILCNFMINLAMLLIYNGFIREDWSKIFSMIISVFVFAFLGLEHSVANTVLFTIVGLTHGIDVLPALANVAVALLGNFVGGGLLIGAYYAYANDDSRWLRSQPHQNEAQAAD; from the coding sequence ATGCCCGCCGAACAAGACGCCCTTTTCCCAGGCAAGCAGTTCATCTCCACCGTGCTCGAGGCGTTGGAGACCAAGACCAGGATGACCGGTGTGATCGCCCACCGTTATCTCATGCGCGCGGCCATGGCCGGCATGGTCGTGGCGGTCTTCTACATCGTCAACTACGCCATCGTCGGTGTCTTCGACGGTCTCCACGTCGGGGATGCTTCTCTGGCGGGGATCGGCAAGCTCCTGGGGGCACTGGCCTTCGGTCCCGCTCTCGTCTTCATCTACTACACGAAGTCCGAGCTGCTCACCAGCAACATGATGGTGGTGGTCATCGGCTACTACTACAAGCGGATCTCAGCGTGGAGGGTCCTGAGGGTGCTGGTCATGTGCCTGGCCGGCAACTTCGTGGGAGGGCTCGTCTTCGCGGTCATGTACCGTTTCTCCACCCTCGTGGAGGGAGCCACTGGCGAACAGGCCACGCACTCAGTGGCCGTCAAGCTTCACTACCTGTCATCGGCCTCGGGGATCGGGGACCTGTTCGTGCGGGCGATCCTGTGCAACTTCATGATCAACCTGGCGATGCTCCTCATCTACAACGGATTCATCCGCGAGGACTGGTCCAAGATCTTCTCGATGATCATCTCCGTGTTCGTCTTCGCCTTCCTCGGCCTTGAGCACTCAGTGGCCAACACGGTCCTGTTCACCATCGTCGGCCTGACGCACGGGATCGATGTCCTGCCGGCGCTGGCTAACGTGGCTGTGGCACTGCTGGGCAACTTCGTGGGCGGTGGGCTACTGATCGGCGCCTACTACGCCTACGCCAATGACGACTCCCGCTGGCTGCGCAGCCAGCCCCACCAGAACGAGGCGCAAGCGGCCGATTAG
- a CDS encoding argininosuccinate synthase, translated as MSIHKDRVVLAYSGGLDTSVAIGWIGEATGREVVAVAVDVGQGGEDLEVIRQRALDCGAVEAYVTDARDEFANDYCMPALKANALYEGTYPLVSALSRPVIARHLVKAAREFGAHTVAHGCTGKGNDQVRFEVSITSMAPDMDCISPVRDLALTRDVAIDYAEKHNLPIETTKHNPFSIDQNVWGRAIETGFLEDLWNAPTKDVYVYTDDPAYPPLPDEVILTFKEGVPVAIDGRDVSPLEAIQELNRRAGAQGVGRIDMVEDRLVGIKSREIYEAPGAVALIEAHRALEAITLERMQHRYKRSMEQTWAELVYEAQWYSPLKRSMDAFIEDTQRYVSGDIRMVLHGGRATVNGRRSETGLYDFNLATYESGDTFDQSSSRGFIEIYGMQSKLAAARDVRAGNGRGF; from the coding sequence ATGAGTATCCATAAGGACCGTGTCGTCCTGGCCTACTCCGGAGGCCTGGACACGTCTGTCGCCATCGGTTGGATCGGCGAGGCCACCGGTCGAGAGGTCGTGGCCGTCGCCGTCGACGTCGGTCAGGGTGGCGAGGATCTTGAGGTGATCCGTCAGCGAGCCCTCGACTGCGGCGCCGTCGAGGCCTATGTCACCGACGCCCGCGATGAGTTCGCCAACGACTACTGCATGCCCGCTCTCAAGGCCAACGCCCTCTACGAGGGGACCTACCCGCTCGTCTCGGCCCTCTCCCGTCCCGTCATCGCCCGCCACCTGGTCAAGGCCGCCCGCGAGTTCGGCGCGCACACCGTGGCGCACGGTTGCACCGGCAAGGGCAACGATCAGGTCCGCTTCGAGGTCTCCATCACCTCGATGGCCCCTGACATGGACTGCATCTCCCCGGTGCGCGACCTGGCGCTGACCCGTGACGTCGCCATCGACTACGCCGAGAAGCACAACCTGCCGATCGAGACCACCAAGCACAACCCCTTCTCCATCGACCAGAACGTCTGGGGGCGCGCCATTGAGACTGGGTTCCTCGAGGATCTGTGGAACGCCCCCACCAAGGACGTCTACGTCTACACCGATGACCCCGCCTACCCGCCCCTGCCCGACGAGGTGATCCTCACTTTCAAGGAGGGCGTCCCCGTGGCGATCGACGGTCGCGACGTCAGCCCCCTGGAGGCGATTCAGGAGCTCAACCGCAGGGCCGGCGCTCAGGGCGTGGGACGTATCGACATGGTCGAGGACCGGCTCGTGGGGATCAAGTCCCGCGAGATCTACGAGGCTCCTGGCGCCGTGGCTCTTATCGAGGCCCACCGGGCGCTCGAGGCCATCACCCTGGAGCGCATGCAGCACCGCTACAAGCGGAGCATGGAGCAGACCTGGGCCGAGCTCGTCTACGAGGCCCAGTGGTACTCCCCGCTCAAGCGCTCCATGGATGCCTTCATCGAGGACACGCAGCGCTACGTCAGCGGTGACATTCGTATGGTTCTGCACGGCGGCCGGGCGACCGTCAACGGGCGCCGCTCCGAGACGGGCCTGTACGACTTCAACCTGGCCACCTACGAGAGCGGCGACACCTTCGACCAGTCCTCGTCACGGGGATTCATCGAGATCTACGGGATGCAGTCCAAGCTCGCCGCCGCCCGCGACGTGCGCGCCGGCAACGGTCGGGGATTCTGA
- a CDS encoding arginine repressor ArgR encodes MSATIEVSQRDLAATAPLVPGTKTARHASIVQILSRERIRSQAQLRKALAQRGISTTQATLSRDLVELRATKIRAPGGELIYSMPEAGAPGQVHADTLSEAEETDDSLRAHTTPRLARWCAELLVTAEWAGPQVVLRTPAGAAQLLAGAVDDAMMPGVMGCIAGDDTVLVITRGAQVAADVARHLLALADPSARA; translated from the coding sequence ATGAGCGCCACCATCGAGGTCTCTCAGCGCGACCTGGCGGCAACGGCCCCACTGGTACCAGGGACCAAGACCGCCAGGCACGCCAGTATTGTCCAGATCCTCTCGCGTGAGCGCATCCGCTCCCAGGCCCAGCTGCGCAAGGCCCTGGCACAGCGAGGCATCAGCACCACCCAGGCAACGCTCTCGCGGGATCTGGTGGAGCTGCGGGCCACGAAGATCCGCGCCCCGGGTGGAGAGCTCATCTACTCCATGCCTGAGGCCGGCGCCCCCGGCCAGGTCCATGCCGACACCCTCTCCGAGGCGGAGGAGACCGACGACTCATTGCGCGCTCACACCACCCCCCGTCTGGCCCGGTGGTGCGCCGAGCTGCTCGTCACCGCCGAGTGGGCCGGTCCCCAGGTGGTCCTGCGAACTCCGGCCGGAGCCGCCCAGCTACTCGCCGGGGCCGTCGATGACGCCATGATGCCCGGCGTCATGGGGTGCATCGCCGGAGACGACACCGTCCTGGTCATCACCCGTGGCGCCCAGGTCGCAGCCGATGTGGCCCGGCACCTGCTCGCCCTGGCCGACCCCTCCGCCCGAGCCTGA
- a CDS encoding acetylornithine transaminase, which produces MTPSSQAPAPTTESTGTSTDNTGWLTRYTDAVMNTFGTPGRVLVRGRGAHVWDADGQEYIDLLAGIAVNCLGHAHPAIIRAVTDQLAELGHVSNFFTTPAQVGLAEELVRLTFPSRPAHDSRVFLANSGTEANEAAFKIARRHGGSRRPRVLALQDAFHGRTMGALALTHKAAYREPFEPLPGGVEFIPAGDIEALRAALGPDVAALVVEPIQGEAGVRELPAGYLEAARELTEAAGALLIIDEVQTGMGRTGAWMAHHLLAPGVVPDVVTLAKGLGGGIPIGAVVATGQAATLLAPGQHGTTFGGNPVACAAALAVIETIRSHALLDRVQQLGSAWSQELAAVDGVDQVRGRGLLLGVGLEGGLPPAAELAAALATCGFITNAPRPDTIRLAPPFILPDDDARAFTTTLSEVLARALSEKAGS; this is translated from the coding sequence ATGACCCCCTCCTCACAAGCGCCGGCTCCCACCACCGAGTCGACCGGGACCAGCACTGACAACACCGGATGGCTGACCCGTTACACCGACGCCGTCATGAACACCTTCGGCACCCCCGGCCGGGTCCTCGTGCGCGGACGGGGCGCCCACGTCTGGGACGCCGACGGCCAGGAGTACATCGACCTGCTGGCAGGTATCGCCGTCAACTGCCTGGGCCACGCACACCCCGCGATCATCCGGGCCGTCACCGACCAGCTCGCCGAACTGGGTCACGTCTCGAACTTCTTCACCACCCCGGCCCAGGTCGGCCTCGCCGAGGAGCTCGTCCGGCTCACCTTCCCCAGCCGTCCCGCCCACGACTCCCGAGTCTTCCTGGCCAACTCCGGCACCGAGGCCAACGAGGCCGCCTTCAAGATCGCGCGCCGTCACGGCGGTAGCCGGCGTCCCCGGGTCCTGGCTCTCCAGGACGCCTTCCACGGCAGGACCATGGGCGCCCTGGCCCTGACCCACAAGGCCGCCTACCGTGAGCCCTTCGAGCCGCTGCCCGGCGGTGTCGAGTTCATCCCCGCCGGCGACATCGAGGCACTGCGCGCCGCACTGGGGCCGGACGTGGCAGCACTCGTCGTCGAACCCATTCAGGGTGAGGCCGGGGTGCGAGAGCTTCCGGCCGGATACCTGGAGGCGGCCCGCGAGCTGACCGAGGCCGCCGGCGCCCTGCTCATCATCGACGAGGTCCAGACCGGTATGGGACGCACCGGTGCCTGGATGGCCCACCACCTGCTGGCGCCGGGCGTCGTTCCCGACGTCGTCACCCTGGCCAAGGGACTGGGCGGAGGCATCCCCATCGGTGCGGTCGTCGCCACCGGCCAGGCTGCCACTCTCCTCGCACCGGGGCAGCACGGCACCACTTTCGGCGGCAACCCCGTGGCCTGCGCGGCTGCGCTCGCCGTCATCGAGACCATCCGCAGCCACGCCCTGCTCGACCGGGTTCAGCAGCTCGGCTCGGCCTGGTCCCAGGAGCTGGCGGCCGTCGACGGAGTCGACCAGGTGCGCGGTAGGGGCCTGCTGCTCGGCGTCGGACTGGAGGGCGGGCTCCCGCCCGCTGCTGAGCTCGCCGCCGCTCTGGCGACCTGCGGCTTCATCACTAACGCGCCGCGTCCCGACACGATCCGCCTGGCTCCGCCCTTCATCCTGCCCGATGACGACGCCAGAGCCTTCACCACCACGCTGTCCGAGGTCCTTGCTCGGGCACTGTCAGAGAAAGCCGGTTCATGA
- the argB gene encoding acetylglutamate kinase, whose protein sequence is MKRTPLDPQTKASVLLEAVPWLRTYKGATMVIKYGGNAMVNDDLKRAFAQDILFLHQVGVRPVVVHGGGPQINAMLKRLGITSEFRGGLRVTTPEVMDVVRMVLTGSVQRELVSLLNTDGSAAVGISGEDGGLLRARQRLATVDGNKVDVGLVGDVVDVSPQPIIDLLDQGRIPVISSVAPLTTDSETVLNVNADTAAAAIAVALKARTLLMLTDVEGLYSAWPDRSTLVPFISAAALEELLPTLEAGMIPKMEACLRAVYGGVAQAHVVDGRQAHSMLLEIVTDQGVGTVIHPGDAPVPPLNGGKSL, encoded by the coding sequence ATGAAACGGACCCCTCTCGACCCACAGACCAAGGCATCCGTCCTGCTGGAGGCCGTGCCGTGGCTGCGCACCTACAAGGGCGCCACCATGGTCATCAAGTACGGCGGCAACGCCATGGTCAACGATGACCTCAAGCGCGCCTTCGCCCAGGACATCCTCTTCCTCCACCAGGTCGGGGTGCGCCCCGTCGTCGTCCACGGCGGCGGGCCCCAGATCAACGCGATGCTCAAACGGCTGGGCATCACCTCGGAGTTCCGCGGAGGTCTGCGCGTGACTACCCCCGAGGTCATGGACGTGGTCCGCATGGTCCTCACCGGCTCCGTGCAGCGAGAGCTCGTCTCCCTGCTCAACACCGACGGCTCCGCCGCCGTCGGTATCAGCGGTGAGGACGGCGGACTCCTGCGAGCCCGGCAGCGACTGGCCACGGTGGACGGGAACAAGGTCGACGTCGGCCTGGTCGGTGACGTCGTCGACGTCAGCCCGCAGCCCATCATCGACCTGCTCGACCAGGGCCGCATCCCGGTCATCTCCTCCGTCGCCCCGCTGACGACGGACTCCGAGACCGTCCTCAACGTCAACGCCGACACGGCCGCCGCCGCGATCGCTGTAGCCCTCAAGGCCCGCACCCTGCTCATGCTCACCGACGTCGAGGGGCTCTACTCCGCCTGGCCCGACCGCAGCACACTGGTGCCCTTCATCAGTGCCGCCGCGCTGGAGGAGCTCCTGCCCACGCTCGAGGCCGGGATGATCCCCAAGATGGAGGCCTGCCTGCGGGCCGTCTACGGCGGAGTCGCACAGGCACACGTCGTTGACGGGCGCCAGGCCCACAGCATGCTGCTCGAGATTGTCACCGACCAGGGCGTCGGCACCGTCATCCACCCTGGAGACGCCCCGGTACCACCGCTGAACGGAGGCAAGAGCCTATGA
- the argJ gene encoding bifunctional glutamate N-acetyltransferase/amino-acid acetyltransferase ArgJ, protein MSVTAAQGFRAAGVRAGLKASGKPDLALVVNDGPLDTAAGVFTTNRVVAAPVVWSRRLLAGEEGGQPGRARAVVLNSGSANACTGTQGMHDTETTAARTAGLLGAEPGQVLVCSTGVIGERIDMPVLLEGVDVAALALADTSQAGTDAATAIMTTDTVSKEDALTIGAGDQGWTIGGMIKGVGMLAPGMATMLAVITTDAALTPQQARDALASATARTVNRINSDGCMSTNDTVLLLASGASGTTPSGAELDEALTEVMSRLGRRLVADAEGATHDIAITVSGAVSEEAAEAAARTVSSSNLLKCAVAGADPNWGRILSQLGTVPEDVCPFNPDEVDVAINGITIFSHGAPQLNRDAVDMSPRETRIDIDLSAGRAEATVWTNDLTHGYVTINADYTT, encoded by the coding sequence GTGAGCGTGACCGCAGCCCAGGGATTCCGCGCCGCCGGCGTGCGCGCCGGTCTCAAGGCCTCCGGCAAGCCCGACCTCGCCCTCGTCGTCAATGACGGACCGCTCGACACCGCGGCCGGAGTATTCACCACCAACCGGGTCGTCGCCGCCCCCGTGGTCTGGTCACGCCGGCTCCTGGCCGGTGAGGAAGGTGGGCAGCCGGGCCGCGCCCGCGCCGTCGTCCTCAACTCCGGCAGCGCCAACGCCTGCACCGGCACGCAGGGCATGCACGACACCGAGACCACCGCCGCCCGCACCGCAGGCCTGCTGGGAGCCGAACCGGGCCAGGTCCTGGTCTGCTCCACGGGCGTCATCGGAGAGCGCATCGATATGCCTGTCCTGCTGGAGGGAGTTGACGTCGCCGCCCTCGCCCTGGCCGACACGTCCCAGGCCGGCACCGATGCGGCCACCGCCATCATGACGACCGACACCGTCTCCAAGGAGGATGCCCTCACGATCGGTGCCGGCGATCAGGGCTGGACCATTGGCGGCATGATCAAGGGAGTGGGCATGCTGGCCCCCGGCATGGCCACCATGCTCGCCGTCATCACCACCGACGCCGCCCTCACCCCTCAGCAGGCGCGGGACGCCCTGGCGTCCGCCACGGCACGAACCGTCAACCGGATCAACTCCGACGGCTGCATGTCCACCAATGACACGGTTCTCCTGCTGGCCTCCGGAGCCTCCGGCACCACCCCCTCTGGGGCCGAGCTCGACGAGGCGCTCACGGAGGTGATGAGCAGGCTCGGCCGGCGCCTCGTGGCCGATGCCGAGGGCGCCACCCACGACATCGCCATCACCGTCTCCGGAGCCGTCAGCGAGGAGGCCGCTGAGGCCGCGGCCCGCACCGTCAGCTCCTCCAACCTCCTCAAGTGCGCCGTCGCCGGAGCCGACCCCAACTGGGGGCGTATCCTCTCCCAGCTCGGGACCGTGCCCGAGGACGTCTGCCCCTTCAACCCCGACGAGGTCGACGTCGCCATCAACGGCATCACGATCTTCAGCCACGGCGCCCCCCAACTCAACCGGGACGCGGTGGACATGAGCCCTCGCGAGACCCGCATCGACATCGACCTGTCGGCGGGCCGGGCCGAGGCCACCGTGTGGACCAACGACCTCACCCACGGATACGTCACCATCAACGCGGACTACACGACATGA